The following are encoded in a window of Fretibacter rubidus genomic DNA:
- a CDS encoding GspE/PulE family protein, translated as MTTPTSPSRLASIGEVLRARGQITDADLTQAERLQNEAGGLLGQALLRIGAVSEEDLLSAQSAQLGLPIMSAGAVSITPDDYSRAMTALGLTARWLSSRGAAVWQEADSDTVHLVAQNILNPELREVIEGRAYRAGLALRDYVSSNQTVEKAVFHIRDEGPSGDGNTDDDTARLREMAEEAPVIDFVNRVFSTALRENASDIHIEPFEHKFQVRYRIDGVLHTKQSDPKSQFDAVASRIKLLSGMDIAERRLPQDGRQSIRFAGQDIDLRVSALPGTWGESLVMRLLKKETELPDLEAIGLDGHAKAVLQDLLSQPNGIILVTGPTGSGKSTTLYRGLRGLNDGVRKIITIEDPVEYDMDGIIQIQTNAAIGYSFAKGLRAILRQDPDIIMVGEIRDGETATIAAQAALTGHLVLSTLHTNSALAAVARLIDIGLEPYMVISAVRGLVAQRLVRRLCDNCAVDVKKPDGEDMIWSMVKSGAIIDPTKLSGKARWRESKGCEKCSHTGYLGRVAIFETVKIDDALSEDILKGASLPKLLSNARAQGFITLLEDGILKARSGVTSLTEVFRVCGASTLDLNQGDTDA; from the coding sequence ATGACCACACCGACATCACCGTCCCGTCTTGCCTCTATTGGCGAGGTCTTGCGTGCGCGGGGTCAAATCACCGATGCAGATTTAACCCAAGCCGAACGTCTCCAAAATGAGGCTGGCGGCCTTTTGGGCCAAGCACTGCTCCGCATTGGTGCGGTGTCAGAGGAAGACTTGCTATCCGCGCAATCCGCGCAATTGGGGCTGCCCATTATGTCCGCAGGCGCGGTCAGCATTACGCCTGATGACTACAGCCGCGCCATGACTGCATTGGGATTAACGGCGCGGTGGCTGTCCTCTCGCGGGGCCGCCGTCTGGCAAGAGGCGGATAGCGACACGGTGCATTTAGTGGCGCAAAATATCCTTAACCCCGAACTTCGCGAAGTCATTGAGGGCCGCGCCTACCGCGCAGGACTGGCGTTGCGCGATTATGTGTCGTCCAATCAAACGGTTGAAAAAGCCGTCTTTCATATCCGCGACGAAGGGCCGAGCGGCGACGGCAATACCGATGACGACACAGCGCGCTTGCGTGAAATGGCCGAAGAAGCCCCTGTCATTGATTTCGTCAACCGCGTGTTTTCCACCGCGCTGCGCGAAAATGCGTCCGATATTCACATAGAGCCGTTTGAGCATAAATTCCAAGTTCGCTACCGCATTGACGGTGTGCTCCATACCAAACAATCTGACCCAAAATCGCAATTTGACGCGGTTGCCAGCCGTATAAAGCTGCTCTCTGGGATGGATATTGCCGAACGGCGGCTTCCCCAAGATGGTCGTCAGTCTATCCGTTTTGCGGGCCAAGATATTGACCTGCGCGTCTCTGCCCTGCCGGGTACCTGGGGCGAGAGCCTCGTCATGCGGCTGTTGAAAAAAGAAACAGAGCTGCCCGACCTAGAAGCCATTGGTCTGGACGGTCATGCCAAAGCCGTGCTGCAAGACCTGCTGTCCCAACCCAACGGGATTATCCTTGTCACCGGGCCAACGGGATCGGGTAAATCCACCACGCTTTACCGCGGCCTTCGGGGCTTAAACGATGGTGTGCGCAAGATCATCACCATCGAAGACCCGGTCGAATATGACATGGACGGCATCATCCAAATCCAGACCAATGCCGCCATTGGTTACAGCTTTGCCAAGGGGTTGCGCGCCATCCTTCGCCAAGATCCTGATATTATCATGGTCGGCGAAATCCGTGACGGCGAGACCGCAACGATTGCCGCCCAAGCCGCGCTAACGGGTCACTTGGTGCTCTCGACGCTTCATACCAATTCTGCACTCGCCGCTGTCGCACGTCTCATCGATATCGGGCTAGAGCCTTATATGGTGATTTCCGCCGTGAGGGGGCTGGTCGCGCAGCGCCTTGTGCGGCGTCTATGTGATAACTGTGCGGTGGACGTTAAAAAACCCGACGGCGAGGATATGATTTGGTCCATGGTCAAATCAGGCGCGATTATCGACCCGACAAAGCTCAGCGGCAAAGCGCGTTGGCGCGAAAGCAAGGGCTGCGAAAAATGCTCCCATACAGGCTATCTTGGCCGGGTTGCTATTTTCGAGACTGTCAAAATTGACGACGCCCTATCAGAGGACATCCTCAAAGGCGCGTCCTTGCCAAAATTACTCTCAAATGCCCGCGCGCAAGGCTTTATCACCTTGCTCGAAGACGGTATATTAAAAGCGCGTAGCGGCGTGACGTCGCTGACGGAGGTGTTTCGCGTCTGCGGGGCGTCGACGCTCGATTTAAACCAAGGTGATACGGATGCTTAG
- the gspG gene encoding type II secretion system major pseudopilin GspG has protein sequence MLRLKNTPQKPSKEAGYSLLEILVVLAIIAALAAVVAPRLFGNVDKAKQTATQAQVKSLRLALDTYALDTGRYPNAQEGMAVLFTPPAGDNGSWAGPYMEGTMPLDPWDNAYIYQPPLMTDNGRQTVPLVISYGADGAPGGVGLNADISSS, from the coding sequence ATGCTTAGATTAAAAAACACCCCCCAAAAGCCGTCCAAAGAGGCTGGTTACTCCCTGCTCGAAATCCTTGTTGTGCTGGCCATTATCGCGGCGCTGGCCGCTGTTGTTGCGCCGCGCCTGTTTGGTAATGTCGACAAAGCCAAGCAAACTGCAACACAGGCGCAAGTCAAATCTCTGCGCCTCGCGCTTGATACCTATGCGCTGGATACGGGCCGCTACCCGAATGCGCAAGAAGGCATGGCGGTGCTATTTACCCCGCCCGCCGGGGATAATGGCTCTTGGGCTGGCCCCTATATGGAAGGCACCATGCCGCTCGACCCGTGGGATAATGCCTATATCTATCAACCGCCGCTGATGACTGACAATGGTCGCCAGACTGTGCCGCTGGTCATTTCCTACGGCGCAGACGGCGCACCGGGTGGTGTGGGTCTTAATGCCGATATCTCCAGTTCATAA